The following proteins are co-located in the Labrys monachus genome:
- a CDS encoding lytic murein transglycosylase yields the protein MKPSIALVLAMLACSAPPAAAASFQSCLAAIGSRAVAAGVSPAVFERSTSGLQPDMTIIDLMNKQPEFRTPIWDYMAGLVDAQRIADGRRMLAKWGAVLGNVQRRYGVDPAVVVAVWGVESNFGENQGSYPLVQSLATLSCYGGRRHAYFQGEFINALKIIQRRDVDPAHLMGSWAGAFGNTQFMPSTFLRSAVDGDGDGRRDIVDSVPDALASTANYLAKAGWVPGSRWGYEVRLPSGFRPGLAGRGRKRPLAAWAAMGVRRVDGSPLPADNARAAILLPAGASGPAFVVFRNFDAIYSYNAAESYALAIAHLSDRIRGGGPFATPWPTDDPGLSRAQRRELQALLTRRGYDVGPADGAIGAKTVLAVKDMQRRLGLAVTGHPGLKILTALRGG from the coding sequence ATGAAACCCTCGATCGCCCTCGTCCTGGCCATGCTCGCCTGCTCTGCCCCGCCCGCAGCGGCAGCCTCGTTCCAGTCCTGCCTCGCGGCGATCGGCAGTCGCGCCGTGGCCGCCGGCGTGAGCCCCGCCGTCTTCGAACGCAGCACCAGCGGGCTGCAGCCGGACATGACGATCATCGACCTGATGAACAAGCAGCCGGAGTTCAGGACGCCGATCTGGGATTACATGGCCGGCCTCGTCGACGCCCAGCGCATCGCCGACGGCCGGCGCATGCTGGCCAAATGGGGCGCGGTGCTCGGCAACGTCCAGCGGCGCTACGGCGTCGATCCGGCGGTGGTGGTCGCGGTCTGGGGGGTGGAATCGAATTTCGGCGAGAACCAGGGCTCCTATCCGCTGGTGCAGTCGCTCGCCACGCTCTCCTGCTATGGCGGGCGCCGCCACGCCTATTTCCAGGGCGAGTTCATCAATGCGCTGAAGATCATCCAGCGCCGGGACGTCGATCCCGCCCATCTCATGGGCTCGTGGGCCGGTGCTTTCGGCAACACCCAGTTCATGCCGTCGACCTTCCTGCGCAGCGCCGTCGACGGCGATGGCGACGGCCGGCGGGACATCGTCGATTCCGTGCCCGATGCCCTCGCCTCGACGGCGAACTATCTCGCCAAGGCCGGCTGGGTTCCGGGCAGCCGCTGGGGCTACGAAGTGCGTCTGCCGTCCGGCTTCCGCCCGGGCCTGGCCGGGCGCGGCCGCAAGCGCCCGCTTGCGGCCTGGGCGGCCATGGGCGTCAGGCGGGTCGACGGCTCGCCGCTGCCGGCCGACAATGCCCGCGCGGCGATCCTGCTTCCCGCCGGCGCCAGCGGGCCGGCCTTCGTGGTCTTCCGCAATTTCGACGCGATCTATTCCTACAACGCAGCCGAATCCTACGCGCTGGCCATCGCCCATCTGTCGGACCGGATCCGCGGCGGCGGGCCTTTCGCCACGCCCTGGCCGACGGACGATCCGGGCCTGTCGCGGGCCCAGCGCCGGGAATTGCAGGCCCTGCTGACGCGGCGGGGCTATGACGTCGGCCCGGCCGACGGCGCGATCGGCGCCAAGACGGTGCTGGCCGTCAAGGACATGCAGCGTAGGCTTGGCCTCGCCGTGACCGGCCATCCGGGCCTCAAGATCCTGACCGCCCTGCGGGGCGGCTAG
- the irrA gene encoding iron response transcriptional regulator IrrA: protein MQTLIRFDRSAEMSSRDHQRTGCPFHDVRSMLRDVGLRPTRQRLALGWLLFQKGDRHITAEILHDEASKARVPVSLATVYNTLHQFTEVGLLREFAVDGSKTYFDTNVHEHHHYFVEGDNEVLDIPGEIGMAEMPDVPEGYEVARVDVIVRLRRKK, encoded by the coding sequence ATGCAAACCCTGATCCGTTTCGATCGCTCCGCCGAAATGTCGTCGCGGGACCACCAGCGTACCGGCTGCCCGTTCCATGACGTGCGCAGCATGCTGCGCGACGTCGGCCTGCGCCCGACGCGCCAGCGCCTGGCGCTGGGCTGGCTCCTCTTCCAGAAGGGGGACCGGCACATCACCGCCGAAATCCTGCACGACGAGGCCTCCAAGGCGCGCGTGCCGGTGTCGCTCGCCACCGTCTACAACACGCTGCATCAGTTCACGGAAGTCGGCCTGCTGCGCGAATTCGCGGTCGACGGGTCCAAGACCTATTTCGACACCAATGTGCACGAGCATCATCATTATTTCGTCGAAGGCGACAATGAGGTGCTCGACATTCCCGGCGAGATCGGCATGGCTGAAATGCCCGACGTGCCGGAGGGCTATGAGGTCGCGCGGGTCGACGTCATCGTGCGCCTGCGCCGGAAGAAATAG
- the acnA gene encoding aconitate hydratase AcnA, translating into MASIDSFKARQTLTVGAKTYTYYSLKAAEANGLPGISALPVSMKVLLENLLRFEDGRSVSKGDIEAIAAFLLNRGKAEREIAFRPARVLMQDFTGVPAVVDLAAMRDAMRALGGDPARINPLVPVDLVIDHSVVVDYFGNKEAFGKNVAREYEQNQERYRFLKWGQSAFSNFRVVPPGTGICHQVNLEYLAQTVWTGPEEDGSEVAYPDTLVGTDSHTTMINGLGVLGWGVGGIEAEAAMLGQPISMLIPEVVGFRLTGKLQAGVTATDLVLTVTQMLRKRGVVGKFVEFFGHGLDAMTLEDKATIGNMAPEYGATCGFFPVDAETLRYLDKSGRQADRIALVEAYAKEQGMFRTAGSFDPLFTDTLELDLSTVLPSLAGPKRPQDRVLLSDAKAGFLAALETEFKKTGEADKSVAVAGTDYAIQHGAVTIAAITSCTNTSNPSVLVAAGLLARKAHAKGLTSKPWVKTSLAPGSQVVEAYLTKSGLQADLDALGFNLVGFGCTTCIGNSGPLPEAVSEAVNKGDVVAAAVLSGNRNFEGRVNPDVKANYLASPPLVVAYALAGSLQVDLTLEPLGTGSDGRPVFLTDVWPSPAEVQAVIDQYVTKGLFQEKYADVFKGDANWQAIAIPTGETYAWDPASTYVQNPPYFTGMSKTPEAPSDIHDAHILGLFLDSITTDHISPAGSIKAASPAGEYLRDHQVRPVDFNQYGTRRGNHEVMMRGTFANIRIKNQMLPGVEGGFSIHYPDGQQAPIYDVAMRYKAEGVPLVVLAGKEYGTGSSRDWAAKGTKLLGVRAVVAQSFERIHRSNLVGMGVVPFTFAEGTSWQTLGLKGDETVTIEGIETIRPRATIEAEITSADGTVTKVPLLCRIDTLDELDYFKNGGILQFVLRRLAA; encoded by the coding sequence ATGGCTTCTATCGACAGCTTCAAGGCCCGCCAGACCCTTACTGTGGGCGCGAAGACCTATACCTATTATTCGCTGAAGGCGGCGGAGGCCAACGGCCTCCCGGGCATTTCCGCTTTGCCTGTTTCCATGAAGGTATTGCTCGAGAACCTGCTGCGCTTCGAAGACGGGCGCAGCGTCTCCAAGGGCGACATCGAGGCGATCGCCGCCTTCCTGCTCAACCGCGGCAAGGCCGAACGGGAGATCGCCTTCCGTCCCGCCCGCGTGCTGATGCAGGACTTCACGGGCGTGCCGGCCGTGGTCGACCTCGCCGCCATGCGCGACGCGATGCGGGCGCTGGGCGGCGATCCGGCCCGCATCAACCCGCTGGTGCCGGTCGACCTCGTCATCGATCATTCGGTCGTCGTCGACTATTTCGGCAACAAGGAAGCGTTCGGCAAGAACGTCGCCCGCGAATATGAGCAGAACCAGGAGCGCTACCGCTTCCTGAAATGGGGCCAGTCGGCCTTCTCGAATTTCCGCGTGGTGCCGCCGGGCACCGGCATCTGCCATCAGGTCAACCTGGAATATCTCGCCCAGACGGTGTGGACCGGCCCCGAGGAGGATGGCAGCGAAGTCGCCTATCCCGATACGCTCGTCGGCACCGACAGCCATACCACGATGATCAACGGCCTCGGCGTGCTCGGCTGGGGCGTCGGCGGCATCGAAGCGGAGGCGGCGATGCTTGGCCAGCCGATCTCGATGCTGATCCCCGAGGTCGTCGGCTTCCGCCTCACCGGCAAGCTGCAGGCCGGCGTCACCGCCACCGACCTCGTCCTCACCGTCACCCAGATGCTGCGCAAGCGCGGCGTCGTCGGCAAGTTCGTCGAATTCTTCGGTCACGGCCTCGACGCCATGACGCTGGAGGACAAGGCGACGATCGGCAACATGGCGCCGGAATATGGCGCGACCTGCGGCTTCTTCCCCGTCGATGCGGAGACGCTGCGCTATCTCGACAAGTCCGGCCGCCAGGCCGACCGCATCGCCCTGGTCGAGGCCTATGCCAAGGAGCAGGGCATGTTCCGCACGGCGGGCAGCTTCGACCCGCTGTTCACCGACACGCTGGAACTCGACCTCTCCACCGTGCTGCCCTCGCTCGCCGGGCCCAAGCGCCCGCAGGACCGGGTGCTGCTGTCCGACGCCAAGGCGGGCTTCCTCGCCGCCCTGGAGACGGAGTTCAAGAAGACGGGCGAAGCGGACAAGAGCGTGGCCGTGGCGGGCACGGACTACGCCATCCAGCACGGCGCGGTGACGATCGCGGCCATCACCTCCTGCACCAACACCTCCAACCCGTCGGTGCTGGTCGCCGCCGGGCTGCTCGCCCGCAAGGCCCACGCCAAGGGGCTGACCTCCAAGCCCTGGGTCAAGACCTCGCTCGCGCCGGGCTCGCAGGTGGTGGAGGCCTATCTCACCAAGTCCGGCCTGCAGGCCGATCTCGATGCGCTCGGCTTCAATCTCGTCGGCTTCGGCTGCACCACCTGCATCGGCAATTCCGGGCCGCTGCCGGAGGCGGTCTCGGAGGCGGTCAACAAGGGCGACGTGGTCGCCGCGGCCGTGCTGTCCGGCAACCGCAATTTCGAGGGCCGCGTCAATCCCGACGTGAAGGCCAACTACCTGGCCTCGCCGCCGCTGGTGGTGGCCTATGCCCTGGCCGGCTCGCTGCAGGTCGACCTCACGCTGGAGCCGCTCGGCACCGGCAGCGACGGCCGGCCCGTGTTCCTGACCGACGTCTGGCCGAGCCCGGCGGAGGTGCAGGCGGTGATCGACCAATATGTCACCAAGGGCCTGTTCCAGGAGAAATATGCCGACGTGTTCAAGGGCGATGCCAATTGGCAGGCGATCGCGATCCCGACCGGCGAGACCTATGCCTGGGATCCGGCGTCGACCTATGTGCAGAACCCGCCCTACTTCACCGGCATGAGCAAGACGCCGGAGGCGCCTTCCGACATCCACGATGCGCATATCCTCGGCCTGTTCCTCGATTCGATCACCACGGACCACATCTCGCCGGCCGGGTCGATCAAGGCGGCGAGCCCGGCGGGCGAATATCTGCGCGACCACCAGGTGCGGCCGGTCGACTTCAACCAGTACGGCACGCGGCGCGGCAATCACGAGGTGATGATGCGCGGCACCTTCGCCAATATCCGCATCAAGAACCAGATGCTGCCGGGGGTCGAAGGCGGCTTCTCCATCCATTATCCGGACGGGCAGCAGGCGCCGATCTACGACGTCGCCATGCGCTACAAGGCGGAAGGCGTGCCGCTGGTCGTCCTGGCCGGCAAGGAATACGGCACGGGCTCCTCGCGCGACTGGGCGGCCAAGGGCACCAAGCTGCTCGGCGTGCGCGCGGTGGTCGCCCAGTCCTTCGAGCGCATCCACCGTTCGAACCTGGTCGGCATGGGCGTCGTGCCCTTCACCTTCGCGGAGGGCACCTCCTGGCAGACGCTCGGCCTCAAGGGCGACGAGACCGTGACCATCGAGGGCATCGAGACCATCCGGCCGCGCGCCACCATCGAGGCCGAGATCACGTCGGCCGACGGCACGGTGACGAAGGTGCCGCTGTTGTGCCGCATCGATACGCTGGACGAGCTCGACTACTTCAAGAACGGCGGCATCCTGCAATTCGTGCTGCGCCGGCTGGCCGCCTGA
- a CDS encoding M3 family oligoendopeptidase has product MDSKTAAGPAPRDSTGTDELGRLPEWNLGDLYAGIDSPEVAADLEKGLADCIAFEEAHKGRLAALLGRPDGASLFAAVVRDYEAIEDRLGRIASFAGLVYAGDTTDAARAKFYGDVQDRLTTASSHLLFFTLELNRIDDAVLAQAVADPALAHWKPWFDDIRYEKPHQLEDRIEQLFHDKSVTGRGAWNRLFDETISGLRFKVDSQELTLEPTLNLLQDQSAAKREAAAHALARTFKDNLRLFTLITNTLAKDKEISDRWRSFADVADSRHLANRVEREVVDALVSAVQEAYPRLSHRYYRLKAKWFGLDRLNHWDRNAPLPKVETPPIRWEEAKATVLDAYAGFSPRMAGIAGRFFDRNWIDAPIRPGKAPGAFAHPTVPSAHPYVLLNYQGKPRDVMTLAHELGHGVHQVLAAPNGPLMAPTPLTLAETASVFGEMLTFRALLARAQTPQQRKAMLAAKVEDMINTVVRQIAFYAFERKVHLGRREGELTSEQINEMWLSVQAESLGPAIHIGPGYETFWAYIPHFIHSPFYVYAYAFGDCLVNSLYGVYEKAHEGFAERYLAMLAAGGTKHHSELLAPFGLDARDPAFWQIGLGMIEGMIAELETME; this is encoded by the coding sequence ATGGACAGCAAGACCGCCGCCGGCCCCGCCCCCCGCGATTCGACGGGAACCGACGAGCTCGGCCGCCTGCCGGAATGGAATCTCGGCGATCTCTATGCCGGCATCGATTCGCCGGAGGTGGCCGCGGACCTCGAAAAGGGCCTCGCCGACTGCATCGCCTTCGAGGAGGCCCACAAGGGTAGGCTCGCCGCGCTGCTCGGCCGGCCCGACGGGGCATCGCTCTTCGCCGCCGTCGTCCGCGACTATGAGGCGATCGAGGACCGGCTCGGCCGCATCGCCTCCTTCGCCGGCCTCGTCTATGCCGGCGACACCACCGACGCCGCCCGCGCCAAATTCTACGGCGACGTGCAGGACAGGCTGACCACCGCCTCCTCCCATCTCCTCTTCTTCACGCTGGAGCTCAACCGCATCGACGACGCGGTGCTGGCGCAGGCCGTCGCCGACCCTGCCCTCGCGCATTGGAAGCCGTGGTTCGACGATATCCGCTACGAAAAGCCCCACCAGCTCGAGGACCGCATCGAGCAATTGTTCCACGACAAGTCCGTCACCGGCCGCGGCGCCTGGAACCGCCTGTTCGACGAGACGATATCGGGGCTGCGCTTCAAGGTCGACAGCCAGGAACTGACGCTGGAGCCGACCCTGAACCTCCTTCAGGACCAGTCCGCCGCCAAGCGCGAGGCGGCGGCCCATGCCCTCGCCCGCACCTTCAAGGACAATCTGCGCCTCTTCACCCTGATCACCAACACCCTCGCCAAGGACAAGGAGATCTCGGACCGCTGGCGCTCCTTCGCGGACGTCGCGGATTCGCGCCACCTCGCCAACCGCGTCGAGCGCGAGGTGGTGGACGCCCTGGTCTCCGCCGTGCAGGAGGCCTATCCCAGGCTTTCGCACCGCTATTACCGCCTGAAGGCCAAATGGTTCGGGCTCGACCGGCTCAACCATTGGGACCGCAACGCGCCGCTGCCCAAGGTCGAGACGCCGCCCATCCGCTGGGAGGAGGCCAAGGCGACGGTGCTCGACGCCTATGCCGGCTTCTCGCCGCGCATGGCCGGCATCGCCGGCCGGTTCTTCGACCGCAACTGGATCGATGCGCCGATCCGCCCCGGCAAGGCGCCGGGCGCCTTCGCCCACCCGACCGTTCCCTCCGCCCATCCCTATGTGCTGCTCAACTACCAGGGCAAGCCGCGCGACGTGATGACGCTCGCCCACGAACTCGGCCACGGCGTGCACCAGGTGCTCGCCGCCCCCAACGGGCCGCTGATGGCGCCGACGCCGCTGACCCTGGCCGAGACCGCATCGGTCTTCGGCGAGATGCTCACCTTCCGCGCGCTGCTGGCGAGGGCGCAGACGCCCCAGCAGAGGAAGGCCATGCTCGCCGCCAAGGTGGAGGACATGATCAACACGGTGGTCAGGCAGATCGCGTTCTACGCCTTCGAGCGCAAGGTGCATCTGGGGCGCCGGGAAGGCGAGCTCACCAGCGAGCAGATCAACGAGATGTGGCTTTCGGTGCAGGCGGAGAGCCTCGGCCCCGCCATCCATATCGGCCCGGGCTACGAGACCTTCTGGGCCTATATCCCGCATTTCATCCACTCGCCCTTCTACGTCTACGCCTATGCCTTCGGCGACTGCCTGGTGAACTCGCTCTACGGCGTCTACGAGAAGGCGCATGAGGGCTTCGCCGAGCGCTACCTCGCCATGCTGGCGGCGGGCGGCACCAAGCACCACTCGGAGCTGCTCGCGCCCTTCGGCCTCGACGCCCGCGATCCCGCCTTCTGGCAGATCGGGCTCGGCATGATCGAAGGCATGATCGCCGAACTGGAGACGATGGAGTAA
- a CDS encoding carbonic anhydrase, which translates to MIPDRLVAGYKSFLGDRFSRERQRYEVLAESGQNPEILIIGCCDSRVSPEVIFDAGPGEIFVVRNVANIVPPYETNGQFHGTSAALEFAVEALKVRHIVVMGHASCGGIRSFAQKSAPLSSGDFIGKWMSIIAPAADTLDDPGDNPSDNYMMRLNLAAIEQSLANLMTFGSVRRRVSAGELQLHGAYFGVATGLLLVRDPETGRFAPLAEDVGTPPSLLRCD; encoded by the coding sequence ATGATCCCGGATAGGCTCGTCGCCGGCTACAAATCCTTCCTCGGCGACCGTTTCTCCCGCGAGCGCCAGCGCTACGAGGTGCTCGCCGAGAGCGGCCAGAACCCCGAGATCCTGATCATCGGCTGCTGCGATTCGCGCGTGTCGCCCGAGGTGATCTTCGACGCCGGCCCCGGCGAGATCTTCGTGGTGCGCAACGTCGCCAACATCGTGCCGCCCTACGAGACCAACGGCCAGTTCCACGGCACCAGCGCGGCGCTGGAGTTCGCGGTGGAGGCGCTCAAGGTCCGGCATATCGTGGTGATGGGCCATGCCAGCTGCGGCGGCATCCGCTCCTTCGCGCAGAAGAGCGCGCCCCTGTCCTCGGGCGACTTCATCGGCAAGTGGATGTCGATCATCGCGCCCGCGGCCGACACGCTCGACGATCCCGGCGACAATCCCTCGGACAACTACATGATGCGCCTCAATCTCGCGGCGATCGAGCAGAGCCTCGCCAACCTCATGACGTTCGGCAGCGTCCGGCGCCGCGTCAGCGCCGGCGAGCTGCAGCTCCACGGCGCCTATTTCGGCGTCGCCACCGGCCTGCTGCTCGTCCGCGATCCCGAGACCGGCCGCTTCGCGCCGCTCGCCGAGGATGTCGGCACGCCGCCCTCGCTGCTGCGCTGCGACTGA
- a CDS encoding sigma-54-dependent transcriptional regulator yields the protein MGSTVLIADDDPVQRRLLEAMVRRFGYHARLADGGEAALREIEAGRIDLVILDLVMPDLDGMGVLGRLRAKGIAVPVIVQTAHGSIDAVISAMRAGAADFVVKPVGGERLQISIRNALRMHALERDARLLAKRSAGLLGFRDMVVRSPEMERVAHLSERAAGSAIPVLIEGEAGTGKQTVARAIHGTGERRGRPFVAVNCAALPEETAEAILFGHEKNSVAGAPDRQVGKFAEAHGGTLFLEDIGELPLDLQARIVEALRSGEVGPVGARRPVRTEFRLISSTSCNLIERVKAGLFREDLYYRLHVFPIMLPPLRLRRDDVGELARHFLARFSVEEGRRVRSISAEALAMLAAYDWPGNVRQLENAVFRAVILAEGDEVGVAEFPQIAARVEGFDVRIPSAPLLPPRPVHAGPAMITGQPLREIVTVRDPHTMAMLDARGDVRTMASLEADMLKFAIRHHRGQMTEVARKLGIGRSTLYRKLKELGLDEAAIGVRPEVFPDAHRAA from the coding sequence ATGGGTTCGACTGTTCTGATTGCCGATGATGATCCGGTGCAGCGCCGGCTCCTCGAAGCGATGGTGCGGCGCTTCGGCTACCATGCGCGGCTCGCCGACGGCGGCGAGGCGGCGCTGCGCGAAATCGAGGCGGGCCGGATCGACCTCGTCATCCTCGATCTCGTCATGCCCGATCTAGACGGCATGGGCGTGCTGGGCCGCCTGCGGGCCAAGGGCATCGCGGTGCCCGTCATCGTCCAGACCGCGCATGGCTCGATCGACGCGGTGATCTCGGCCATGCGGGCGGGCGCGGCCGATTTCGTGGTCAAGCCGGTGGGCGGCGAAAGACTGCAGATATCGATCCGCAACGCCTTGCGGATGCATGCGCTCGAGCGCGATGCCCGCCTGCTGGCGAAGCGTTCGGCCGGCCTTCTCGGCTTCAGGGACATGGTCGTGCGCAGCCCCGAGATGGAACGCGTGGCCCATCTCAGCGAGCGGGCGGCGGGCTCGGCCATTCCCGTCCTGATCGAGGGCGAGGCCGGCACCGGCAAGCAGACCGTGGCGCGGGCGATCCACGGGACCGGCGAGCGCCGGGGCCGCCCGTTCGTCGCCGTCAACTGCGCCGCGCTGCCCGAGGAGACGGCCGAGGCGATCCTGTTCGGCCATGAGAAGAACAGCGTCGCCGGCGCGCCGGACAGGCAGGTGGGCAAGTTCGCCGAGGCGCATGGCGGCACGCTATTCCTGGAAGACATCGGCGAACTGCCGCTGGACCTCCAGGCCAGGATCGTCGAGGCGCTGCGCAGCGGCGAGGTCGGGCCGGTCGGGGCGCGCCGGCCGGTGCGCACCGAGTTCCGGCTGATCTCCTCGACCAGCTGCAACCTCATCGAGCGGGTCAAGGCCGGCCTGTTCCGCGAGGATCTCTATTACCGCCTGCACGTCTTTCCCATCATGCTGCCGCCGCTGCGGCTGCGGCGGGACGACGTCGGCGAGCTCGCGCGGCATTTCCTGGCGCGATTCTCGGTCGAGGAGGGCCGGCGCGTCCGCTCCATCTCGGCCGAGGCGCTGGCGATGCTGGCGGCCTATGACTGGCCCGGCAATGTCCGCCAGCTGGAAAATGCGGTGTTCCGGGCGGTGATCCTGGCGGAGGGCGACGAGGTCGGGGTGGCCGAGTTCCCGCAGATCGCGGCGCGCGTGGAGGGCTTCGACGTGCGCATCCCCTCCGCGCCGCTGCTGCCGCCCAGGCCCGTCCATGCCGGCCCGGCGATGATCACCGGGCAGCCCCTGCGGGAGATCGTCACGGTGCGCGATCCCCATACCATGGCGATGCTCGACGCGCGGGGCGACGTGCGGACCATGGCCTCCCTGGAGGCCGACATGCTGAAATTCGCCATCCGGCACCATCGCGGCCAGATGACGGAGGTCGCCCGCAAGCTCGGCATCGGGCGCTCGACCCTTTACCGCAAGCTGAAGGAATTGGGCCTTGACGAAGCGGCGATCGGCGTGAGACCCGAAGTCTTCCCCGATGCCCACCGGGCGGCGTGA